One Dialister invisus DSM 15470 genomic region harbors:
- a CDS encoding nitroreductase family protein: MIHEIKARRSTRRFIKKNIPEEDLHALLEAASWAPSEHNEQPWRFVVVRGDARKEVVRALKEGIKRNRSDKEAIFGKGYEKYIPAAIYTARVLEQAPVIVFFINSKGKDYYGEFPIDEYLMEMADIQSVSAAIQNMCLEATARNIGTLWTCNIFFAYDELKKWLNVEGEMVAAIALGYTDREIQPLPRKPLSETVTYRGEYPKEE; the protein is encoded by the coding sequence GTGATACATGAAATAAAAGCGCGCCGCAGCACACGGCGTTTCATCAAAAAGAACATCCCAGAGGAAGATCTGCATGCTCTTTTGGAAGCAGCCTCCTGGGCGCCGTCGGAGCATAATGAGCAGCCCTGGCGCTTTGTGGTCGTCCGCGGAGACGCGCGGAAAGAAGTGGTCCGCGCTCTGAAGGAAGGCATCAAAAGGAACCGGAGCGATAAAGAGGCCATTTTCGGAAAAGGGTATGAAAAATATATCCCCGCCGCGATTTATACGGCCCGCGTACTGGAACAGGCGCCGGTCATCGTCTTCTTTATCAACAGCAAGGGGAAAGACTACTACGGCGAATTTCCCATAGACGAGTATCTGATGGAAATGGCGGACATCCAGTCGGTGAGCGCGGCGATCCAGAATATGTGCCTGGAAGCGACGGCGAGGAATATCGGGACGCTGTGGACCTGCAATATTTTCTTTGCTTATGACGAACTGAAAAAATGGCTGAATGTGGAAGGGGAAATGGTGGCGGCCATCGCCCTGGGGTACACAGACAGAGAAATCCAACCGCTCCCGCGGAAACCGCTTTCCGAAACGGTGACCTACCGCGGTGAATATCCGAAGGAAGAATAA
- a CDS encoding cupin domain-containing protein, whose translation MLEPIIRKNAFGGKGEVTLRPLLTDEQKNEKIQMYAEVTIPEGASLGIHWHRGNAESYYILAGTGLYTDDGKTYEVHASDTTYCADGHCHGLENTGDGDLKFMALIIPS comes from the coding sequence ATGCTTGAACCGATCATCCGCAAAAACGCTTTCGGAGGAAAAGGCGAAGTGACTCTCCGGCCGCTTCTGACCGATGAACAGAAAAATGAAAAAATTCAAATGTATGCGGAAGTCACCATTCCTGAAGGCGCTTCGCTTGGCATCCACTGGCATAGGGGAAATGCAGAGTCCTACTACATCCTTGCCGGAACAGGTCTTTACACCGACGACGGAAAGACCTATGAAGTCCATGCGAGTGACACGACATACTGCGCCGATGGCCACTGCCACGGGCTTGAAAATACGGGAGACGGCGACCTGAAATTCATGGCGCTCATCATTCCGTCGTGA
- a CDS encoding IS30 family transposase, whose protein sequence is MSQQHSNTKKRSFQHLTPYQRGQIQALIEQRIPKVHIAKQVGIARSTLYEELKRGTVDQMRSDLTYYKRYFADTGQLVYMRRREASRKPFKLSTTAPFLKYLEKEVLQNKFSPDSICGRAKLQNMFPVILCTKTIYNYIDLGLISIKNIDLPLRIRRRPKKHHCRKNRRILGDSIEQRPQVVNGRQEFGHWEIDTIVGKRKAGEVLLSLDERMTRCRHVIKISGKTKEGVRKGLEILRHQYGSLFPKVFRSITSDNGSEFSGLSKLFKEGKVYFAHPYSSGERGTNEKHNSLVRRFIPKGKDISAVPEYVVQKVQDWINRLPRRLLGYHTPEELFKEQIARFSSAT, encoded by the coding sequence ATGTCTCAACAGCATTCTAACACAAAGAAACGTTCTTTCCAACACTTGACGCCTTATCAGCGCGGGCAAATCCAGGCTCTTATAGAACAAAGAATTCCCAAAGTCCATATTGCAAAGCAAGTTGGGATTGCTCGTTCTACCCTATACGAAGAGTTGAAACGCGGTACTGTAGACCAGATGCGCAGTGACCTGACGTACTACAAGAGATACTTTGCTGATACGGGACAACTCGTCTACATGAGACGTCGAGAGGCTTCCCGCAAACCTTTCAAATTATCGACAACCGCACCTTTTCTCAAATATCTTGAAAAAGAAGTGTTGCAAAACAAATTTTCTCCTGACTCCATCTGTGGCAGGGCCAAACTTCAAAATATGTTCCCGGTTATACTCTGCACAAAGACGATTTACAACTATATCGACCTTGGCCTTATTTCTATCAAAAATATCGATCTCCCTCTTCGTATAAGGCGGAGACCAAAGAAACACCATTGCCGTAAGAACCGGCGTATCCTGGGAGACAGTATTGAGCAACGCCCACAAGTCGTTAATGGCCGGCAGGAGTTCGGCCATTGGGAAATCGATACCATTGTGGGAAAACGCAAAGCAGGGGAAGTCCTTCTTTCCCTAGACGAACGGATGACACGCTGCCGCCATGTCATCAAAATATCGGGAAAGACAAAAGAAGGTGTTAGGAAAGGACTTGAAATATTGCGACACCAATACGGCAGCTTATTCCCCAAAGTATTCCGGAGTATTACCAGCGACAACGGAAGTGAGTTCAGTGGTTTAAGCAAATTATTTAAGGAAGGAAAAGTCTATTTTGCCCATCCATATTCTTCAGGGGAGCGTGGAACGAATGAGAAGCATAACTCCCTGGTACGCCGCTTCATCCCCAAAGGGAAGGATATAAGTGCTGTACCAGAATACGTGGTACAAAAAGTGCAAGATTGGATTAACAGACTTCCACGGCGTCTACTTGGTTATCACACACCGGAAGAGCTTTTCAAGGAGCAGATTGCCCGATTTTCATCCGCTACATAA
- a CDS encoding amino acid ABC transporter ATP-binding protein — MLTAEHIKKSFGKNTILKDITLTVEKGDVISILGPSGTGKTTLLRCFNYLEKPEAGRLSIDDVSVDFSHISKTEVQKLRRKSTMVFQQFNLFRNKNVLENITEGLIYGYGKTKKEAEEIAMEELSRVRMTDYAHMYPSELSGGMQQRVGIARALAPKPDVILFDEPTSALDPELVGEVLDTIASVATLGITMIIVTHEMHFAQDISTKAVFMSDGLIVEEGHPKEFFSHPKEEQTRAFLRRMLKREEA, encoded by the coding sequence ATACTCACTGCAGAACATATCAAGAAATCATTTGGTAAAAACACAATATTAAAAGATATCACTCTCACCGTAGAAAAAGGCGATGTTATTTCCATTCTCGGCCCGTCAGGCACGGGAAAGACAACGCTTCTCCGGTGCTTCAATTATCTGGAAAAACCCGAAGCCGGCCGTCTTTCCATTGACGACGTGTCTGTGGACTTTTCCCATATTTCCAAAACGGAAGTGCAGAAACTCCGGCGGAAATCCACCATGGTCTTCCAGCAGTTCAATCTGTTCCGCAACAAGAATGTCCTTGAAAATATCACGGAAGGGCTGATTTACGGTTACGGAAAAACAAAAAAAGAAGCGGAAGAGATCGCGATGGAAGAACTCTCCCGCGTCCGCATGACAGACTACGCCCACATGTATCCGTCGGAACTTTCCGGCGGCATGCAGCAGCGCGTGGGAATCGCCAGAGCTCTTGCGCCGAAACCTGATGTCATCCTCTTTGACGAACCCACTTCGGCGCTTGATCCCGAACTCGTAGGGGAAGTTCTGGATACCATCGCCTCCGTCGCGACCCTCGGCATCACCATGATCATCGTCACCCATGAAATGCATTTCGCTCAGGATATATCCACAAAAGCCGTATTCATGTCGGACGGCCTCATTGTGGAAGAAGGACATCCGAAAGAATTCTTCTCCCATCCGAAAGAGGAGCAGACCCGCGCCTTTCTCCGGCGCATGCTGAAAAGGGAAGAGGCGTAA
- a CDS encoding NAD/NADP octopine/nopaline dehydrogenase family protein gives MKITIIGAGNTAVAAACFLKTLSLSSLIYTRREERAKQWNQFPVKASGACTGSFSLESTTDLKTAVHYGDILLVCTLAADHETVISEIAPHLQAHQSILFFNGCWGALKAYRALSKRQDMPPLTIGETANMPFIAALSQDGSEILIKGIKEEIAYSAAGDDKAVSAFLHRLAPRVVKTASFASTSLSATNPVIHVTASLFNVTRIENKEDFYFFGDPMTDRVISFMEHCDEERLAVGKALGIRLSPLLEVLNSFWPEKKNTLKETLKGNPSYRAVKGPSSTEYRYFTEDLPCGLGPVLDLAELMHIPCPYIRTLVQTASLYLGKPYTPLLTKEDLRILKKLHAD, from the coding sequence ATGAAAATAACAATTATAGGAGCCGGTAATACGGCCGTCGCCGCCGCCTGCTTTCTCAAAACGCTCAGTCTTTCGAGCCTCATCTATACCCGCCGTGAAGAACGGGCAAAACAGTGGAATCAATTTCCCGTAAAAGCAAGCGGCGCCTGCACCGGGTCATTTTCACTGGAAAGCACGACGGATCTGAAAACTGCCGTGCATTATGGCGACATTCTTCTCGTCTGCACGCTGGCGGCAGATCACGAAACGGTCATTTCTGAAATCGCGCCCCACCTGCAGGCGCACCAGTCCATTCTCTTTTTCAACGGCTGCTGGGGCGCCCTCAAAGCATACCGCGCTCTTTCAAAAAGACAGGATATGCCCCCTCTGACCATCGGGGAAACGGCCAATATGCCCTTTATCGCCGCGCTCTCGCAGGACGGCTCTGAAATCCTCATCAAAGGAATCAAAGAAGAAATCGCTTACTCCGCTGCCGGTGATGATAAAGCCGTCAGCGCCTTCCTTCATCGCCTTGCGCCGCGGGTAGTGAAAACCGCTTCTTTCGCGTCCACTTCCCTTTCGGCAACAAACCCTGTCATCCATGTCACCGCCTCTCTCTTCAACGTGACCCGTATAGAGAACAAAGAAGATTTCTATTTCTTCGGTGACCCCATGACTGACCGCGTCATTTCCTTCATGGAACACTGCGACGAAGAACGCCTTGCCGTGGGAAAAGCACTGGGTATCCGCCTGTCTCCCCTGCTGGAAGTGCTTAACTCTTTCTGGCCCGAAAAGAAAAATACGCTGAAAGAGACTTTGAAAGGGAATCCTTCCTACCGCGCCGTAAAAGGCCCGTCCTCTACGGAGTACCGCTACTTCACGGAAGACCTGCCCTGCGGCCTCGGCCCTGTCCTTGATCTGGCGGAGCTGATGCATATTCCCTGCCCCTACATCCGCACCCTCGTGCAGACGGCCTCCCTCTACCTGGGAAAGCCCTACACGCCCCTCCTCACAAAAGAAGACCTGCGGATTCTGAAAAAACTGCATGCTGATTAA
- a CDS encoding BRO family protein, which translates to MGNDVKLFEGNRIRSIWNNEKEEWYFSIIDVVNVLTDSKNPRRYWSDLKRKMKEEEGADQLYENIVQLKLKAPDGKMRETDVADMQGLFRIIQSIPSPKAEPFKMWLAEVGKERVDETIDPELTIDRALETYLKKGYTREWINQRLQAIQVRKELTDSWQDHGVTEGKEYAILTNEISKAWSGMTTRQYKDLKGLKKENLRDNMSTTELILNMLAETATKDIAESANPQGLEENKKVAKRGGKIAGNARREIEAETGKPVITSKNAIDFGKLIDGVTKTIDKGDTNNGK; encoded by the coding sequence ATGGGTAATGACGTAAAATTATTTGAAGGAAACCGGATCCGTTCTATCTGGAACAATGAAAAAGAAGAGTGGTATTTCAGCATCATAGATGTAGTGAACGTTTTGACTGATAGCAAAAATCCAAGAAGATACTGGAGTGATCTTAAAAGAAAAATGAAAGAGGAAGAGGGTGCAGACCAACTGTACGAGAATATCGTACAGTTAAAATTGAAAGCACCGGATGGAAAAATGCGCGAAACAGATGTCGCTGATATGCAAGGTCTATTCCGTATCATCCAGTCGATTCCCTCACCTAAAGCGGAGCCCTTCAAAATGTGGCTGGCGGAAGTAGGAAAAGAGAGAGTGGATGAAACCATCGATCCTGAACTTACAATAGACAGGGCTTTAGAAACCTACCTGAAAAAAGGGTACACAAGAGAATGGATCAATCAAAGACTGCAGGCGATCCAGGTCAGAAAAGAACTGACCGACTCCTGGCAAGACCACGGCGTGACAGAAGGCAAAGAATATGCGATTCTTACCAATGAAATTTCAAAGGCCTGGAGCGGAATGACCACAAGGCAGTATAAAGATTTGAAAGGTTTAAAAAAGGAAAACCTGCGGGACAATATGTCCACTACCGAATTGATATTAAATATGCTGGCTGAAACCGCCACAAAGGATATCGCAGAATCCGCCAATCCACAAGGTTTGGAAGAAAATAAAAAAGTGGCAAAACGCGGTGGGAAAATTGCCGGAAATGCCAGACGGGAAATAGAAGCGGAAACGGGAAAACCTGTCATCACTTCAAAAAATGCCATAGACTTCGGGAAGCTGATTGATGGTGTCACAAAGACCATAGATAAAGGAGATACGAACAATGGCAAGTAA
- a CDS encoding MATE family efflux transporter, with the protein MIRSYDKKYLKIALPAALEGLFMILLASADLIMVGTLGAVSIAAVSIFLQPRLVILCFTRSLASSVTLLVSRDAGRNDRTNASDILKKSIFIGAIVLLFIHSIFYLFLEDIFYLMGAKTEYMAEALAYGNIALLSVFISSFTLFFQAVQLGFGQTAIIMKTNILGNIVNVIMNFILIFGMGPIPAMGVAGAAIGTVISTIFSLCWTIYLMKKDHLLEGGSFIPDQAYFKKVTPIFLSVFSEQGFERIGMVLFTRMAASLGTIPFAVHSICMNIADIYWDYIVGFGKASMVTAGQSIGKKSETEWHAFKRAGIKWTLICSTAAFTLTAVFREEIFSFYSSDPEALAMSGIAMLICAVVNFPAGHALVCAGILRGSGKTASVAAYAFVSITILRPIMTAFFLFVMGWGLVGAWCALLLDQCIRASCATVLLHRLQKAGWNKMIEKLA; encoded by the coding sequence ATGATTCGGAGTTACGATAAAAAATATTTAAAGATCGCATTGCCTGCGGCGCTAGAAGGTCTCTTCATGATTCTCCTCGCTTCCGCGGATTTAATCATGGTCGGCACCTTGGGGGCTGTTTCCATTGCGGCGGTCAGTATTTTCCTCCAGCCGCGGCTCGTCATTCTCTGCTTTACCCGTTCTCTTGCTTCCTCCGTGACTCTTCTTGTTTCCCGGGACGCCGGACGGAATGACAGGACAAACGCCTCCGATATCCTGAAGAAATCTATTTTCATCGGAGCCATCGTCCTTCTGTTCATCCATAGTATCTTTTATCTGTTCCTCGAAGATATTTTCTACCTTATGGGCGCAAAGACAGAATATATGGCGGAAGCTCTCGCTTATGGAAATATTGCGCTGCTTTCCGTTTTTATTTCTTCATTCACCCTCTTTTTCCAGGCAGTCCAGCTTGGCTTCGGCCAGACAGCAATCATCATGAAGACAAATATTCTGGGAAATATAGTGAATGTCATCATGAATTTCATCCTGATCTTCGGCATGGGGCCGATTCCTGCCATGGGTGTCGCCGGCGCGGCAATCGGCACGGTCATAAGCACCATTTTCAGTCTGTGCTGGACGATTTATCTTATGAAAAAAGACCACCTTCTTGAAGGAGGTTCTTTCATTCCCGACCAAGCGTATTTCAAAAAAGTCACACCTATTTTCCTTTCTGTTTTCAGTGAACAGGGTTTTGAGCGTATAGGCATGGTTCTTTTCACCCGCATGGCTGCGAGCCTTGGCACGATTCCCTTTGCCGTCCACAGTATCTGTATGAATATTGCCGATATTTACTGGGACTACATCGTAGGATTCGGCAAAGCGAGCATGGTCACCGCAGGGCAGTCTATCGGCAAAAAATCGGAAACCGAATGGCACGCGTTTAAACGGGCAGGCATTAAATGGACTCTGATCTGTTCCACCGCCGCGTTCACCCTCACTGCCGTTTTCAGAGAAGAAATCTTTTCCTTCTATTCTTCCGATCCCGAAGCGCTTGCTATGAGCGGCATCGCTATGCTTATCTGCGCTGTTGTGAATTTTCCGGCAGGACATGCCCTCGTCTGTGCAGGTATCCTGCGCGGCAGCGGAAAGACCGCTTCTGTTGCGGCGTATGCTTTCGTAAGCATCACGATTCTCCGTCCTATCATGACAGCATTCTTCCTTTTTGTCATGGGATGGGGCCTTGTCGGCGCATGGTGCGCCCTTTTACTTGACCAATGCATCCGCGCCTCTTGCGCGACTGTCCTGCTTCACCGCCTCCAAAAAGCCGGATGGAATAAAATGATTGAAAAACTGGCGTAA
- the larA gene encoding nickel-dependent lactate racemase, whose product MALKEYKLPFGRGFQTVMLPEEHVSDVLEGVPTAACDIKEATVECMRRPIGSAPLAEKVQKGDKVCLIIADITRAWNHARDFTVHVVNELNLAGIPDEDIFIVFAQGTHRAHSEAENIECVGEEVARRITMYQHDCRDKNMLTHMGVTTRGTEVWLNKRVAEADKVILLNALSTHDIAGFGGGRKLVLPGVAGWDTIQQNHCHALGDEVGSGLNPDSHVLKTEGNPVSEDMQEGCDMLHPCFLVHSLINADGEVSGMVGGDPYEAWAAGAKETYRMQKVPMKQKADVTIVSAGGYPKDTNLYQGTKCYTSSDMATKKGGIIITMIEADDIMEPPVYLDSFKYDNLEDMEKALRKCFTIPFFVAFENLITATTHTIYFVTKPENFDIIRKKTPQIPVATVQEAWELAKKQLEKEGKTDYTINIIPHGSAVVPFLE is encoded by the coding sequence ATGGCTTTAAAAGAATACAAACTTCCTTTCGGCCGCGGGTTCCAGACGGTCATGCTCCCTGAAGAGCATGTATCCGACGTATTGGAAGGTGTACCGACAGCTGCCTGCGATATTAAAGAAGCGACTGTCGAATGTATGCGCCGCCCCATCGGCTCCGCGCCGCTTGCCGAAAAAGTACAAAAGGGCGACAAGGTCTGCCTTATCATCGCCGACATCACCCGCGCGTGGAACCATGCCCGCGATTTCACCGTCCATGTGGTCAATGAACTGAACCTCGCAGGAATTCCTGATGAAGACATTTTCATCGTTTTCGCCCAGGGTACCCACAGGGCGCACAGCGAAGCGGAAAATATCGAATGTGTGGGAGAAGAAGTGGCGCGACGCATTACCATGTACCAGCATGACTGCCGGGATAAAAACATGCTCACCCATATGGGCGTGACCACCCGCGGCACGGAAGTATGGCTGAATAAACGCGTCGCGGAAGCGGACAAAGTCATTCTCCTGAACGCTCTTTCCACCCATGACATAGCAGGCTTCGGCGGCGGACGCAAACTTGTCCTTCCCGGCGTAGCAGGGTGGGATACCATCCAGCAGAACCACTGCCACGCCCTGGGCGACGAAGTCGGCTCCGGCCTGAATCCCGATTCCCATGTCCTTAAAACCGAAGGAAATCCGGTCAGCGAAGATATGCAGGAAGGCTGCGACATGCTCCACCCCTGTTTCCTCGTCCATTCCCTTATCAACGCTGACGGCGAAGTGTCGGGCATGGTCGGCGGAGACCCCTATGAAGCATGGGCGGCAGGCGCAAAAGAAACATACCGTATGCAGAAAGTTCCCATGAAACAGAAAGCCGACGTGACCATCGTCAGCGCGGGAGGCTACCCGAAAGACACCAATCTTTACCAGGGAACGAAGTGCTACACGTCATCCGACATGGCAACAAAAAAGGGCGGCATCATCATCACTATGATCGAAGCGGATGACATCATGGAACCGCCGGTCTACCTGGACAGTTTCAAATACGATAATCTGGAAGACATGGAAAAAGCTCTCCGTAAATGCTTTACTATCCCCTTCTTTGTCGCTTTTGAAAACCTCATCACCGCTACGACCCATACTATCTACTTCGTAACAAAACCGGAAAATTTCGACATCATCCGGAAAAAAACGCCGCAGATCCCCGTCGCCACCGTACAGGAAGCCTGGGAACTGGCAAAGAAACAATTAGAGAAAGAAGGTAAGACGGACTACACCATCAATATCATCCCCCACGGCAGCGCCGTCGTCCCTTTCCTGGAATGA
- a CDS encoding amino acid ABC transporter permease, with the protein MLTFDPSFFIGVFPRLISALPFTVEVIIASILLCLFFGTIIAVIRIARVPVLAPFCDIWLSYNRSMPFILDLYLVYFCLPAIIRGLGINPDGWPLTVYVLVSLTFHYAPVISEILRPAYLSVDRGQHEAAIVFGLSPVRRVFSIIAPQALPIAIPGLVSESINILKDTSIMFFIGVIDLMGRANLIINAAFGQHRLETYTAVALIYWAIVIAIEAAFWLFQKQGHKEIRRTA; encoded by the coding sequence ATGCTTACTTTTGACCCCTCTTTTTTCATAGGCGTATTTCCCCGGCTGATCTCCGCCCTTCCTTTCACGGTGGAAGTCATCATCGCGTCCATCCTGCTCTGTCTCTTCTTCGGCACGATCATCGCCGTCATCAGGATCGCCCGTGTGCCCGTGCTGGCGCCTTTCTGCGACATATGGCTCTCTTATAACAGGAGCATGCCCTTTATCCTCGACCTTTACCTCGTCTATTTCTGCCTTCCCGCCATCATACGGGGGCTCGGCATCAATCCCGACGGCTGGCCTCTTACCGTATACGTCTTAGTCTCCCTTACCTTCCACTACGCCCCCGTTATTTCAGAAATACTCCGCCCCGCTTACCTTTCTGTCGACCGAGGACAGCATGAAGCGGCCATCGTTTTCGGACTTTCTCCGGTTCGGCGCGTTTTCAGCATTATCGCTCCCCAGGCGCTCCCTATCGCCATTCCCGGATTGGTGAGCGAATCCATCAATATACTGAAAGACACATCCATCATGTTCTTCATCGGCGTCATCGACCTCATGGGCCGCGCCAACCTCATCATCAACGCCGCCTTCGGCCAGCACCGTCTGGAAACATACACCGCCGTCGCCCTGATCTACTGGGCCATCGTCATTGCCATCGAAGCGGCATTCTGGCTCTTCCAGAAACAGGGCCATAAAGAAATAAGGAGGACTGCATGA
- a CDS encoding GNAT family N-acetyltransferase codes for MRRLSESFDELRFGFIVVDPSKRGKGYGKRMLQLGLKFAFEIYGAKKVSLSVFENNESAYFCYKSVGFDDVILDKTETYYVLGEEWKCKELMIENR; via the coding sequence ATGAGAAGACTTTCAGAAAGCTTTGATGAGTTGAGGTTTGGCTTTATAGTTGTTGACCCTTCAAAGCGTGGCAAAGGATATGGAAAAAGGATGCTTCAGTTAGGTTTAAAGTTTGCATTTGAAATTTATGGCGCAAAAAAGGTTTCACTAAGTGTTTTTGAAAATAATGAATCTGCATATTTCTGTTACAAATCAGTTGGTTTTGATGATGTAATTCTTGATAAGACAGAAACATATTATGTTTTGGGAGAAGAATGGAAATGCAAAGAATTGATGATTGAAAATCGATAA
- a CDS encoding helix-turn-helix domain-containing protein, which produces MAEILTDMESAETFKAYESYLLGQPAKAGTVLRQGAFLYIWKEKFETDGTVLQTSYGTVVTTLDSESKTLFACREFLGARRLPSGVSAALSEKGIYIFPDELWTPREDFAEWKREIDFTMYTVTAEEAGTLYGISGKTVASDCEKGAFKKSEARKSGKNWLITKQAADFRYGGGSEPAAPMNPLLLVFTTLEAAELWNRDSGDVRSAASGAGHRAARMADGDRRKSGRSWIVTRDAMERLYGPPVFEKMREAVRTLI; this is translated from the coding sequence ATGGCGGAAATTTTGACGGATATGGAAAGCGCGGAAACTTTTAAGGCCTACGAGAGCTATCTCCTGGGACAGCCGGCAAAGGCGGGAACCGTTTTGCGGCAGGGCGCTTTTCTCTATATATGGAAAGAAAAATTTGAGACGGACGGCACTGTTTTGCAAACTTCTTACGGAACGGTGGTGACCACGCTGGATTCGGAAAGCAAAACTCTTTTCGCATGCCGTGAATTTTTGGGCGCCCGCCGCTTGCCTTCCGGTGTCTCCGCGGCGCTGTCGGAGAAAGGCATATACATTTTTCCGGATGAACTTTGGACGCCCCGGGAAGACTTTGCGGAATGGAAACGGGAAATCGATTTCACGATGTACACGGTGACTGCCGAAGAAGCGGGAACGCTTTACGGCATCAGCGGAAAGACGGTGGCGTCCGATTGTGAGAAGGGCGCCTTTAAGAAATCGGAAGCAAGAAAATCAGGAAAGAACTGGCTCATTACGAAACAGGCGGCCGATTTTCGTTATGGCGGCGGCAGTGAACCGGCTGCTCCCATGAATCCGCTTCTTCTCGTATTTACGACGTTGGAAGCGGCGGAGCTGTGGAACCGCGACAGCGGCGATGTGCGTTCGGCGGCCTCCGGCGCGGGCCATCGGGCGGCGCGGATGGCGGACGGTGACCGGCGGAAATCCGGACGGAGCTGGATTGTCACAAGAGATGCCATGGAACGTCTTTATGGCCCGCCGGTCTTTGAAAAAATGCGGGAAGCGGTCCGTACCCTGATATAA
- a CDS encoding amino acid ABC transporter permease, with amino-acid sequence MIDFKVLPEALLFIAGAVPNTLFMAFVSIFFGILFGSFIAVLRLGNNMFINIFFAVFVSFFRAVPGIVQLFIVYYSLPYLLAPVFSAFSGTEVKPFDVSPYWSVYLCFILYNTAYQSENIRGALRSVDHGQYEAAVAMGMTSFRAFTRIVLPQAFVVALPAFFTYYLKTIKLLALVFTVKVVDMFAKADIFSALYNRRMEPYIADAIAYWGLAILLTFLFDRWEKKLRGKGFNK; translated from the coding sequence ATGATCGATTTTAAAGTCCTTCCCGAAGCACTCCTCTTCATAGCAGGCGCCGTACCGAATACTCTTTTCATGGCATTCGTGAGTATTTTCTTCGGCATCCTCTTCGGTTCTTTTATCGCTGTGCTCCGTCTGGGAAACAATATGTTTATCAACATTTTCTTTGCCGTATTTGTTTCCTTCTTCCGCGCCGTGCCGGGCATCGTCCAGCTTTTCATCGTATACTACTCCCTCCCCTATCTCCTTGCGCCCGTATTCAGCGCTTTTTCGGGAACGGAAGTAAAGCCTTTTGACGTAAGCCCCTACTGGAGCGTCTACCTTTGCTTCATTTTATATAACACCGCCTACCAGTCAGAAAATATCCGCGGCGCTCTCCGTTCCGTAGACCACGGCCAGTATGAAGCAGCCGTCGCCATGGGCATGACCTCTTTCCGCGCTTTCACAAGAATCGTCCTTCCCCAGGCCTTTGTCGTGGCGCTTCCCGCCTTCTTCACATACTATCTGAAAACCATCAAACTCCTCGCCCTTGTCTTCACAGTCAAAGTCGTAGACATGTTCGCCAAAGCGGATATCTTCTCTGCCCTCTACAATCGGCGCATGGAACCGTACATCGCGGACGCCATCGCCTACTGGGGACTGGCCATACTCCTCACCTTCCTCTTCGACCGGTGGGAAAAGAAACTCCGCGGCAAAGGCTTCAACAAATAG
- a CDS encoding NAD(P)H-dependent oxidoreductase: MNHGESTVIETVNAAKPNFNKEKLLNAMKYRYATKRFSEKTIPPEDFEVLLETARLAPTSFGLETWKILVIQDKTLREEMKEFGWGIKDKLDASHFVVFLARKKADITFGSDYIRHMLKDVHQVPDEVYEFYRNAYGNFSENDFKTLESERSAFDWAGKQAYIVMAHMMAVAALMGIDSCPLEGFIPKEMDRLLGEEHGLFDTEHFGIAVMAAFGYRGEDVHRNKTRRPLSESVLWK, from the coding sequence ATGAATCATGGAGAATCAACCGTTATTGAAACGGTCAATGCGGCAAAACCAAATTTTAACAAAGAAAAACTGCTGAACGCTATGAAGTACCGCTATGCGACAAAAAGATTCAGCGAAAAAACTATTCCGCCGGAAGACTTTGAAGTGCTTTTGGAAACGGCCCGTCTGGCTCCGACTTCTTTCGGACTGGAAACGTGGAAAATACTTGTCATTCAGGACAAAACGCTTCGTGAAGAAATGAAGGAATTCGGATGGGGCATTAAGGACAAACTGGATGCCAGCCATTTCGTGGTATTCCTGGCACGGAAAAAAGCAGATATCACTTTCGGCTCGGATTACATCAGGCATATGCTGAAGGACGTCCACCAGGTACCTGATGAAGTCTATGAATTTTACAGAAACGCTTACGGTAATTTCTCAGAAAATGATTTCAAAACGCTGGAAAGCGAACGGAGCGCTTTTGACTGGGCGGGGAAACAGGCGTACATCGTCATGGCACATATGATGGCCGTGGCAGCGCTCATGGGAATTGATTCGTGCCCCTTGGAAGGATTTATACCCAAGGAGATGGATAGGCTTTTGGGAGAAGAGCACGGCCTTTTCGATACGGAACATTTCGGGATCGCCGTGATGGCAGCTTTCGGATACCGCGGAGAAGATGTTCATCGGAATAAGACCCGCCGTCCGCTCAGCGAATCAGTTCTTTGGAAGTAA